One segment of Polyangiaceae bacterium DNA contains the following:
- a CDS encoding AraC family transcriptional regulator produces the protein MASSFLRVEEPHEFFEEPARRYIVGRTACFWQDGTRAFGTIAWGRPTLADAELMTRVYEAVLQPSAKGHSSITDIRHLEAVDVTALEALIRFLVSRRSAWQAAIGRQALIHRSGVMGATIAGVMTLAGSGYPIACFESDAASAYQWAGISDLHAELEALHEQLAGVPELVRRVRDALNRHGLLDTDQLAAELAMSPRSLQRHLRGAGTTLRAERRRHLDREVERLLSGTDLDLDAIAATVGLSSASHLIRVFQQGHGVSPSVWRERERPSAD, from the coding sequence ATGGCCTCGTCGTTTCTTCGTGTTGAAGAGCCTCACGAGTTCTTCGAAGAACCGGCACGTCGCTATATCGTCGGACGCACGGCCTGCTTCTGGCAAGACGGCACTCGCGCCTTTGGCACGATTGCTTGGGGACGCCCGACCCTCGCCGATGCCGAGCTCATGACTCGAGTCTACGAGGCGGTGCTCCAGCCCAGTGCCAAGGGCCATTCATCCATCACCGACATCCGCCACCTAGAGGCCGTGGATGTGACCGCACTGGAGGCACTGATTCGCTTCTTGGTTTCGCGGCGCAGCGCGTGGCAAGCAGCCATCGGTCGTCAAGCCCTCATCCACCGCAGTGGGGTGATGGGTGCGACCATCGCAGGTGTGATGACTTTGGCCGGATCTGGCTATCCAATCGCCTGCTTCGAGTCCGATGCAGCAAGCGCCTACCAGTGGGCGGGCATCTCCGATCTGCACGCAGAGCTGGAAGCCCTACACGAGCAGCTCGCGGGTGTCCCCGAGCTGGTGCGTCGGGTCCGTGACGCCCTGAATCGCCATGGCCTGCTCGACACGGACCAACTCGCGGCCGAGCTCGCCATGAGTCCTCGTTCTCTGCAACGCCACTTGCGAGGAGCCGGAACCACGTTGCGCGCGGAGAGGCGTCGGCATCTGGATCGTGAAGTGGAGCGCCTGCTCTCGGGAACGGATCTGGACTTGGATGCGATTGCCGCAACCGTCGGCCTGAGCTCCGCCTCGCACCTGATACGAGTCTTCCAGCAGGGTCATGGCGTGTCCCCCTCAGTGTGGCGGGAGCGGGAGCGCCCCAGCGCAGACTGA